The Populus trichocarpa isolate Nisqually-1 chromosome 18, P.trichocarpa_v4.1, whole genome shotgun sequence genomic interval ATTAGTCATTGTTAATAGGCCTAAAGGTCTTGTCTTTCATCCATAGATCTTTTCAGCTTTGCCTCACAAATCTTCTCCTCTATGTAGAATAAGACAAGTGAGGCACCTATTTATTTCATTGAGaggtttttcataattttcttgtGCTAATTATATGGCTATACTACAATCAATATACCTCTTTCCTGTAAGAGTATTAGTGACTTGGTCTGCTATATTTCTCCTTTACCAAGAAATCCTTCTATGGTAGGAGCAGCTATTATTGATGTTACCTTAGGGAATGAGTCGTTATTAACCTTCATCTTCTTTTCCAAGAAGTGAATGCCACTAGCTTTCAATGCCTTCTGGATTTGATTTCTAAGGACGACACAATGTTAGTATTCATCTCTACATGAGTCATGTTATTTACAGTATTTCTTCCCCTTCATTTGCTTGGCAGTGGAGAATGTGTGATTCCCTGGGAATTTGATTTGTCCTCCCCGCATCAATTGGTCAAATCAGCTCTCTTGAtgtgaaggttttttttaatttttcatcgaTCACTTTAGTCATTTTTGTTCCTTTAGCAACAGGTTTATTAGCCTTTTGGGGCTTTCTTAATGTAGAGTTCGCAAACAGTTTTTCCTATTTGAGTTGTCTATGATATCAGTTGTTGTTGAACTTCTTCAAACTCATGTTGTTTGAGTCAATCATTGACTAGTCAATCGTGAGCTTGTTTAAGTAGCCAGCTAAGTATGTTCCCCAAAGTGATTTCTTGTTCACTCGCTTTGCCCGCATCTTTTCATATCGGGCAACATCGTTCATAAGGGTGTAGATATCTAAATACTTGGTCCctacaaatcattttttgaTATTCCACTACATCCCTAGTTTTTAGAGTCAATGCGCTTGTACTTTGTTATGGTTTTGTTATGGTTGTAGTGCACTTGGTTTTCAAAGTCCTGAAACAAAAGCATAACTTTCTATGACCTCTCCTAGTTCTTGGATTATCTTTACCCAAGTTAGCTAGTGTCGCCTCTAGTTTAGTTCTATAAAAATGCTAGTGAAAACGAGTCTCCATATCTTCTTAGCTATTGATGGAGTCAGGTGGCAATGTAGAAAACTAATGAAAGACAATCATGGTTAGTGACGAACCAAATAGCCTTAGTTCCACAAAGGGATTAGCAGCACTATCCCCACACTAATTAGTGAACTTGGTGATGTGTTTCCTTATTGACTAGTCACTCTCCCAAAAACACTATTTGAAGTCAACTATCTACATTCCTCCGTAAGTGGTTGTAGCCAATCAATCCATTCATGACATGGATGCTTATAAGCAAGCCTGGTCATACATCCAACGTCTAGCCCCATTTCCATATCTATCAATTCTCCTTGCATGATGGTTGACCACAAGTCTCTAAGGTATAGGAAAATTCAAATTGCCTTGCTAGAAGGTAGCTTGTGGGGCACTGAATTGCCCAAGCACAAGTTGAGCCGACTATAGATAAGGTAGTTAAGCCATGTAATTGGCTTGAGACTTATCTATAGACTTGTGGGATAAGTGGTATCTCACGAGTGATCATGCTCAAATTGGGTCAAGTTTGTTGTGGTGTCTCCTGTGTGATCATGTGATACCCAAAATGTGGCTGAGAACTTTCAATTTCACATTAGAGTGCTTGTTAACAAATATATCCTAGGGCTCGTCCCCTAAGAATCTGTCCAAAAGGAGTATCCAATCAACTCTACGAGAGTGGTTGTTTTTGAGGTAGCTTTTgcggttgtggtttaaaaaaaataagttaaaaaaaagtggTTAGGTGTGGTTAGCTGGATTTagatacgtgtttggtaaaaattgtggttgaagtttgtgtagcaaaaaatatttggtagttgtgtttggaagtgtggttgcggtttgtttttcaaagtgctttttacttgtaaatgtatcaaaataattttttttattttttaaaaattatttttgatatcagcccatcaaaatgatttgaaaacacaaaaaatattaatttgaagtaaagaaaaaaataaaaaaatttcaaattttttcaaaaacgcttttggaacgcaaaaacaaacagggttttacgaaactcagttaaaaaagcATGTAAAAACTACTTCACAAAAACTgcgtttcaaactcaattttttagtggGCCCCGCAGTACAAAACACAATTTGGTTTGTTACCAAACACCTTGCTGCGTTTGTTGCACCGCAAACGCAAAAGCAGTTGCAAAACAAACGCAGCCTACCTAAGctcattttggattttattgattgatCGACCATAACCTATGTGGTCTTGTTTACTACCACAATATTATTGTGGTAAGTTATGTTAGCtacaaaatctattttaaattgGAAAGGTCTTAAATCAACATTAGATAAAAGGACATACCTTTTGAGGGAGTCACTGCTGATTGATTTGAGTTTAGCCAAACTGATTGTGACAATCTAATCATGCCATCAAGCTCCTAAAAATGATAGCCATGAGACTACGTTAAGGCATAAAAACCTGTGTACCCCCTAGAAGTTGGTTGAGGCAATGATGTTAGGAAAATTACAGTGTTAGGAGACATTGTGGTTTTGTCTAGGCGCAATTCTTTGTTGATGTGGGGAATTAGACGATGTAGATCCATCATGTGAAACTTCTAATGGAAGTTGCTCCATTGTCCTATATGTTTGTGAGCTGTTTTTCTTCTCGTAGTCAAAGGAATGGCCTCTATTAGTTGTGTGGACTGCCTGATCCCTAATCATTACAGCCATGACCATGGTTTTACCAGATTAGTTTTTTGGCATGATGactaatatgttattattttaataaatttgtccCACTGGACATGTGCCAATCTGTTAATCGATCCAAGTACCATCGATATTTATCCCACTAGGCGTGCGACAGTCTTGTTCTAAATAAGATTTGATCGttaattaataacttaaatCATCATCTCTTTAGTCGATGGTCAATCTCAGTTATCTTCACTGGTAtgctaaaaaatacaaagtaaaCTATTGTTCTTGATCAAATGACGTGtggttgtttatttttggaataaaaagaCTTCTGATCAAATAAATTCTCTCCAAGAAATGATTCTCTCAATTTGTTATCATACGTGGATAGAGGCAGTCATTAAAGTAaagtcttattatttttctactctCTTTTATTACATGCTCCCACatgttatgttatggaaaatcaAAACTAAGTTGGGAGATTCTTAAACAACAAAAAGGTTTGATAGTCTAGAAATAAGTAATAATGATAGGTTTCTTGGTTTAAGGGTTTCAATTTTAGTTAAAGGCTATTTTGTAAGAAGGGGCATGATTGTAAATTCTACATGCAAATCAAGTTTATTCTAGTAACTTTCTGAATTACTTTGTCTACTCTTATTTAGGAAGTTGGTGTCTTAGTCTTTAATAGTCCCCGTTTAGTTTCTTACCTCGTCAAGTAAGGATTAGCAATCCTAGTATTTTATGGAATCCTATTAATAGAGatgatgtgttttatttttttttacgagtTAAGTTATGTTGAAGGTTTGGTGCACAAGGTTTCTCGTGagtttaaaatatatacatattttgtaCCTCATTTAAGTTTGTTTAGCTgttacattttcaattttttatgcttttaggcttcattttgtttattttgtttgtgttagGTTTGAGTGCATAATAGCAAAAAAGGAAGTCCTTCTCGAATTCTTCAGAAGATGCCTCGGCATTTTGGACATAACTTTCTTTCTAATCGAGAAATCAGGTGATTATGGCACCATTAAAAAGCTATCTTGAAGGACAACAATTCTTATGTTTATCACTTTGGCCAAGATCAACCTACCTCGAAGAGAAAATCTGGCCACAAGTCGACTACCtaacataatcaaatatgaaaaaagttgtttctgCAAATACATCAACTTTATGGATTAAACTGGGTATTCTTTGAAAGAACCAAATGACATGCCATAATGCTTGGAAAGCTATAGAAATCTAGAGAATTTTGCAGTTTACAATTCCGAGTTCTCTGGAAGAAGTTGCATTCATTTCAGTATTAGTGGTCCAGTGCTAGAATTATGTGCGATTTTGAACTTTCCAACATCACAACTTACTAGTCTTTGTAAGAAAGCATCCAAACATATAGAGTAATTAGGGGAAACCTAGATATTGTATTTAATTCATAATAAGTCAGCTATGATTGCTAAACACAACTAGAGGTTCAATTTGGAAGAGGGAAGTGCAATGAAGTTGGAATCCTAATCCAATTGTAAACAAAATCCTTAATAAAAAGGGATTTAATTCCTACCTTTTCTCATAACCCCAATGTGACTTTTTCAGGAGGCTGatattaaaatcaagaaaaaaaaaactttgggcaaaaagaaggggaagacaattatcattcattcattcaacaAGAATTCACCAATGGAGGCCTGAAAAGAGGCTGAACAATGGAGACTACATGGAGAGATGCTGGCAAcaacaaatttctttttagtttctcCTTCATCTcgtttccttttatttcaatGTTGATTGGCAGcctgtttttatttctttccatCATGAACTAATTCCTTTAGCGAGGGCTACGATGTAGGTGAACTATGATGTTTTTGTTCCATTATTCAATGTTGTTTCGAGTTTAATGATTTCATGTTGAGTGTTCAtcactatttttaattttcgaATATCTAGCCAATATTTGAATGATTTGATGGTTATATTGAGACTCAAAGGTGATATATACTTGCTTCATGTGATGAATGCCATAAATTGAGGGAAATCTAGAGATAGACATGCAATTTGTGTGGTTATGTTATGCAAGAATCCATGAAacttaatgcatttttatacatttaaattCGCATAGAGATACGATGGGTTAACATATGAGAGTAATTTCAATGATGCTGGAGAGATTGTTGGATAGGTTGGGGAACCTCAACTGTCAgcattagtttttattcttgattagCATTATTTGAGGATTTATTATAGATTGGTTATGGTAAAAATGGATGCTTTAGTGTTTCAATCGATTGATAATTTGTCAAGTTGTTAGTTTGCTattctgttatttattttttcatgagttCAATCACTCAAATAATCATTTagttaaatataattgaattaaatcaagtttaatactTAATAGGATTCATAAATCTCTATGGGTTCGACACTCTTTCTCATCACTCTTATTACTTGTTCAATTTCGTGCCTTGCGAAACACCACATCGGTTTCTTGTTCTATATATTGTCATTCTATTTTCTCGTAAGTCTTCTTCCTTACTTCAATGTTCTTTTGCTACAGCACTGCCAGCTACTACTGTTCACATGCTgatttctcttcatttcttccTAAACAAGTTCTGTTCAACTCTAATTCTGCAAATAACAAACCAGAAACCCTTAGGACACAAATATTAAAACTATCCTACATCAATTTGGTATCAAAACACAGGTAgatccttctctcttttctgaGTTGCTTTCTCACAAACTATTTACTTTTCCCCAAACTCTTCCTGCAAAGGTTGGCAACACTGtagtttcatcaaattttgagtCTTTTTCAAAGGATTTTGGGACTTCtcgaaaacaatttataaactaCAAACATAATAGCATTGATAGCATCAACATTGGATGAGATCAAGGAGATGTTACATACTTTAACATCAaatgatcaaaagaaaagaCTCGTTGAATCAGCTACCATGCAAGCATATGAACTGCCTAAATTAGGTCCAAAATCAACCCATATGCTTCTTTCAATCATGCTAGCTTTTCAGCCTATATTTTTCAAGTACCAGAAGCACAAATATTTGTTGTCATACATCAAAGGATTGTGATATCAAAGTCGATGAATTTAATGGTGCTAGAAATTTGAGGGAGCTGTTTTAAAGCAAGCAGATAAGAGCAGACCTATGACAGATGAAGATAATAAGAATTGACATCAAGCATGAAGAGGTTTTTACCAAGGAAAATGTGCAATTTGTGTCAACTATTGATTTTATAATGCCAAAGACATAACAATTTACCTTGAAAAATCACTCTTTGGCTTTGTGCAAGTTTTCTAAAATAAGTCAAGCAAAGCAACCTCCAAGCTTTCCTACTTGTGCATGTTCTATGAATTTTCATACTTCAACATTTCAAAACTCAAGGTCCAATTTTTCTGAAGGGGAGAATCAATGACGCACTTAAGTTATGGTTAAAGATGATTTATCAACTATGGAAAATCAAAACCAAGATGTGTGATTCTTCAACAAAGAGGTTTCTAGTCTAAGAATAAGCTACAATGATAGGTTTCTTAGTTTAAAGGTTTGAATTTCAGTCCTGGGTTATTATGTAAGAAGGGCAGAATAATAGCTTTTGCATGTTCCAATGAATCAGGGGTGTTCAAGCAACTTTCTGAATTTCTTGAAGGTCTAGCCTTATTTAAAACGTTAATGTCGTAGTGATGTAGACCCACAAATAGATCACCAAATCAAGAGACAATCTTAAGGTAACCAAAACAAGAGAGAGATCTTGGGTAaaactcaagtttttatttcgATTAATAATATGTTAAACAGAAAGTCTGCCTGTGGAGTTTATTTACATGcacccaaataaaataaaagtcctaataaaagtgagaaaataagaaaactaaaatattaaaattaaaccccacatttctttctaaaataagTAGCCCTAAAATATCTATTATGTGGGCCAACATCACTTAGTCTTAACAGTTTATTCCTATTTAGTTTCTTTCCAATCAAGTAAGAgttgagttattttattttgaaggcTTGGTGCCTAAAGTTTCTTCTTCAATCTCTTGTCCATCTATTTTCTCACAATTCTTCCCCTTGCCTTAATATTCTGCTGCTATGGTGCTGCAAGCTAATGTTCATAGCCCAATTTCTCCCCAAACAAGTTCTATTCAACTCTAATTCAGTAAGTAATAAGCCCTAGCTCAACACAAACCTTTCATGGGACAGAGATGCCAAATCTGTCCTCACCAATTCTGCACCCCAAACAATTCATAACTCTTATTGTCTCTTGCAACCAACAATTAACCATCCAATCATCATACAAACAAATATGACTAAAATCTAACTTCTACCTTCAGTAACCGCTTAAATAAGAGTTACTTTGAATAATTTACCTCCTTCTATTAACATCAAAAGAATGTACTCTAAGGTGTAAACTTAAAGGTATCAAACATAGCAGAAAATATGGCCTCAAACAACAAAGACATATAGCATCATGCAGATACCAAGTGACGGTGCCAggaaagtaaattataaaatataagtcATTGCACAAATGATCTTGTTAACACCAGGGTCTTCCGATCATGGATTTCACAGAAGCATACTTGTTTTGGGTAAAACACACATATATTGTGTAATAATTGACCCACCTGTCAATTACTATATTACAGCCTGATTGCAATTAAGTAAAAACTGCTCATGCCTAGATCTTTTGATAGAGCTCCCAACCTCTTGTAAATAAGCGAACATAACAGGATATCCAATAAGATATGCATATAAGAGAAAGTGCTGAATACCTTTGCCATGACAGAGCAATATAGGCAAGGAAGCAGCACGCCTTGCGGTTTCATCCCCTCCTATTTTCTTACTCAGGGTCCTGGGAAGTAACAGAGCATAAAATTATATGCAAAGAGTACAttacaaaagagaaaaacagagaggaaaAACCAAACTTTGAACATGGAAGCCAGCCACTTAATCCAACAATTGCACTCAAATTGGCAGGGTATGCACTGCCATCTGAGTACTTTCCAGCAGCAAAGCAGGTAGCAGAATACATAGCAGTTGCAGCACCCATGCTGAAGCCTCCAATTCCAAGTCTAACTGTCACATAgatatatttgatatcaatattgtgAAAAATCAGTAAGCAGTTTCAGGAGGGTATTATGATTTTGCATGATTGTCAATCGATCCATTATGCTAATGAAAAGGTATGAACTAGTCTCTCAAGTTGTTTCCTGAACCAGACTGAAgttattttccaaaaataagCAACATAGGATATGTCTGTgactaaaataatcaaaataatttccaACTCGctcatcacataagaaatatctgaaaaagaaaacctaCTGTCAAAGGGCTCTGTTGACAGCAAATTTGCCACATGTGCTGCTGCAGCATCCAGACCCTCTGTATCATCAGGAGCATCTTCTGAAAGGTCTCCCACATCAAACCCTGATTTGAATCATCTTTTTAATTCAGTCTACTAGCTTAAAAAATAGGAACCATCAAAAgccccttaaaaaaaaatcttctatcctaaaaactcatcaaaaacttttttgtATCCCTTAaaccaaaaactaaattttctaCACCAAAGTATCCAACAAGTTAAATTCCACCAAGCActaataaggtttttttttcagttaatttgactaaaacaacccaaaactaaaaatgcaaaaagaatTACTATGTGAAAACCTTTGTAAAAAATTATGCTTTACAGaatacctctctctctctctctgtttttttttattccttttaattCTTCCATTTGTAACTTAGAAACCATATATTGTCACGGgttcaaataaatattgaatctACCTGTTCCACTTGGTGTTGAACTTACAACCAAACAATCTTAAAATCTAACTTTTATACCCATTTTTGCACACTTAAAATTTACTCATCTAATAATTACTCCAGTaatcaacacaattttttttaacttgtaaaaaaatGACCTAATTAATGCAACAGAATTAAGTTTCACCCCTATTCTCAAAACGATTCCTCTTtaatatgtaataaaaataaaattaaggtgAATGATATGAGGAGTTGACACAATTGGTTCTAAAACATTGTTTCCTTTAAAATTCGTGTAGGACTCATATGACTGGTTTATCTGGTTGCTACGGTGattttattacaattaaaaacGATTCCTCTTTaatatgtaatataaataaaattaaggtgAATGATATGAGGAGTTGACACGGTTCTAAAACATTGTTTCCTTTAAAATTCTTGTAGGACTCGTATGACTGGTTTATCTGGTTGCTACGGTGATTTTATTACAATTAAGAAGGATCAAATATGGCAGAACATGAAAACTTACAAGCTGTTGATGGGAAACCCCCGAATACAGTTACAGGTTGAGTCGGTGCAGTTGGGCATATCCATTTAATCTATACCAGATAATAATGATTAGTGTGTAGTTATCAGTGATTAAAATTCCAATCATTCAAACATATGCAAAACAGTTCATGCTTCAAACAAATATTGCTAAGTTTTTTAGTGTACTTGTCCTTACATTTGGAAGAGGAAGAGTCTCCAAGAGCTGTGACCAGCTGCCAAACAAGATCAAacaatacataattttttttaaaataaataaataaagaacaaacTCCCACCGGATGAAATTGAGCCAGTTTGATAcaccccctccctccctctctccctccctcctttTTGGACAAGCAACCAATCTTTGTAATGGTGAGAATAGCACTAATCCTAAAGCCATTTAAAAGCTCAAATAGAATATGAGAGGTGATTTGGTTATTGCAAGAGAATACATTGCAAAAGCAAAAAACGAAGTTGAAGTAGGGACAACCTAATACACAGAAATATGCCACAAAGAATATGCAAGGATTGTCcctcacaattttttttttttttttttatgaaaataaaatcaaggatGTGTGTATCTAGTGCAGAATGTCGCCTCCACCTTAGTCGTCTATGCAGCCACTGCACTAGattaaatttcaaagaatcTCATGCAGCCAAGTGAATGAATAATgaattgtagaaaaaaaattgtgaaaacaCTTCCATTTACATATTCAAAGGAGCTCCCTTCATTTTGTAGAAGATACCtaccaaaaaaattgatatgacaAATCAATAGGAGATTGATATTTACCTTGAGCCATTATCGCCAAGCCCATGTAGCCAAACAACAGTGGCAAGGTGTTTACCTTTGGGCTTAACCACATAAGTCCTTCCGAATTCTATAGCTCTTCTAACAGTTTTACCACCTAAATGGATGTTAAAATAGAGTTCAGTTACATAATAAAAGGTAAAATGAGTTGAAGATTAGTATACAATGCAGAGATCATTCAATCACTACGTGTTTGTTAGTGCTTCCTGTTGGTAGTCATCCATGCAGGATAAATGACATTAAGGCTATATTTGTCAAGAGGGATGGATAAGAGGAAGGATGAAATAAGTAAGGTGGAAGGATAGAGCATTATCCATCCAGTAAGGTGGAAGGATGAGAGTCGATTCATCCAAAATTGAAAGCATTCAAAATTACAAAGGGATGGAGTCAATCctctcaattaaaataaacccaAATTGGGAGGTCAAGAAATTAAGAGGAAGGATTAGAGGGATCCCTCCAATCCCACCTTGGTTCCTCATCTTTCTTGCCAAACAATAGATGCAATCAGTCCCTCCTATCCAATCCCTACCCTCTTATCCATCCTTCTTCTAATCCCTCCTAACAAACAGAGCGTAACTTCATTACATAGCCAAGGAAATAAAACTAACCAGAAGCCAGGGAAGGACCAGCAAAACTCATGTTATCCCCCAGAGATATAGCCAATGCCGAAATGCTTGTTGCAATGACTGAGAAAAGCACACAACCTGCAATCAAGAAAGATAGGACCAGCtttaaaatcgaaaaaaaaataaggaattaCTTATTACGAGCAGAAATTGCCTAGCCCTGATTCCAACCAATTTATAATGCtccaaaaagagagagaaggggggagagagagagagagagagagaatactGTGTGCTAGAAAATGGAAATGATGAACCTGATAATTATTACAAATGAAACGCACCTAACTGTTGATGGGTAGAAGACGGATCAAAAGTGAATTTAGTTAAGTTAGGGCTTTGGGAGTCTTaccagaagagaaaaaaaaaaaaagatttgccTCTGATTTTGGAGGCTCCAAGGCCAAGGCAACAACAACCCCACAAAGAAAGAGTGTTTTTTAGGACGACAGAGGAAAAGATTGGTTATCCATCAACTCCCCTTATATATACATTCACTACACTACACGTGTACTTATCATCTATgttctttttctcttatttaagaTTGAGGAAAAAACAATAAGGGTTTTAACATGTcaatatagtaaaattaaagaagtagtagtattttttatttagaaatatattaaaataatatttttttaattttaaaaaattatttttaatatcaacacattaaaataatttaaaagtatcaaaaaaatattaatttaaaataaaaaaaaatcaaacatttttaattttttaaaaaaatatatttaaaatacaaaaacaaataatctctAAATCATAGGTTTACAAACACAAAGAAGTAAgttttttatcgttttgaaaaactaaggaataaagaatattttagttagaaagaaaaaattaagaaatatatatctttatatattacACAATTTCTCaaccatatattttattagaaaataaatcaatttttatttttatttttttgaatgataaacctcttttatttttatttttatcttttattttttaaatatgaatcgataaaaatatatttttttatgaatagaaAATACCcttgagtaaaaaaaaccaaaaaaaacaacaacacattTTGCAagtgataaatatttcaatatataaCCAGACGTATTCAAATTAGAATTTCTATGccaatatttatttgttttgtgttcTAATAACTCAAAtagatattttcattaattgatATTGAAATTACTTACATGAATATTGGCATGTGGccattaatttaatgaaataattagcAGAggattttattaagaaaatatgaacaaaataaattttatattcaattgATTGTTTTGTAGAATAATATGATCAAGAGATGGTACTATGACATGAATTAAGTTCATTAATATGGTCAAGCCACTTATCTATATTTGAAATGCATTCCTGTTATGCCATTTAAATTTTTCCAACATGTCTAAAGATATgccatgttattttttgttgtaataaatattaattaaattatcttgcaaagtaacatttttttttttagattaacgtgggtgttcgggccagcttgcgcgcacctcgactaatcccacgggccctgaagttaacggccatataaacctccagtggccatcatatgaacaaccataaggctcgaacctgagatcacagaggaagcaaaccctATAGTTCCAAGTTCTTACCAAACATTGATAAGTATAATAAGTGATGGACAC includes:
- the LOC18107650 gene encoding uncharacterized protein LOC18107650 isoform X2, with product MSFAGPSLASGGKTVRRAIEFGRTYVVKPKGKHLATVVWLHGLGDNGSSWSQLLETLPLPNIKWICPTAPTQPVTVFGGFPSTAWFDVGDLSEDAPDDTEGLDAAAAHVANLLSTEPFDIRLGIGGFSMGAATAMYSATCFAAGKYSDGSAYPANLSAIVGLSGWLPCSKTLSKKIGGDETARRAASLPILLCHGKELELNRTCLGRNEEKSACEQ
- the LOC18107650 gene encoding uncharacterized protein LOC18107650 isoform X1; this translates as MSFAGPSLASGGKTVRRAIEFGRTYVVKPKGKHLATVVWLHGLGDNGSSWSQLLETLPLPNIKWICPTAPTQPVTVFGGFPSTAWFDVGDLSEDAPDDTEGLDAAAAHVANLLSTEPFDIRLGIGGFSMGAATAMYSATCFAAGKYSDGSAYPANLSAIVGLSGWLPCSKTLSKKIGGDETARRAASLPILLCHGKGDDVVPYKFGEKSSRVLVSTGFQDATFKAYNGLGHYTIPEEMDEVCAWLTSKLGLGGRSP